In Fundulus heteroclitus isolate FHET01 unplaced genomic scaffold, MU-UCD_Fhet_4.1 scaffold_1019, whole genome shotgun sequence, the DNA window ATCTTTGGTTGAGAATGTCTAACTTTTGGAAGGAGCTCCATGTGTTCAACTGAGCTCAatgtaatttaaacacacatacCCTGCCTCCAACAGGGTATTTTTTTAGTACTGCCCAAAGGCTGTTCTTAGGAAGTAGTTAATATAtagctttgtttatttacaagTATGCCATAATGTTTTAAGATCGGGTTTGGCATAtttcattttagtttaattGAGGGATGATACCCCCTTCCCCTGGTTCCTGGTTGAAGATCAGCTTTGTACACACTACTtaatttgttcctgttttaatacTTATCAGCCTTTTGAAAATCAGGCCTTAGTATTACCCTAACCTAACATGTAAAAAAAGGTCCTAGTAAGTGTAAATCACTCCTGTAGACATAAATAATCCCCTATCAGaccatattatttatttttgttaatttgcatTATAATGTTCAATTTATTAATTCTCCATACTTACTCAAAAAAAATATGGGACTTTAGTAGCACCTGTCCAAAGTCACACTGAGGTTATTTAATATACCCTATATACCTCAGCCTACTcattttcctcttcctcctccatcatAACCTTCAGATCAGATGTCACCAACAGCTTgttatttttcctctttgtgtGGTGTTCCATCCTTCAGTCAATCTCTCCTTGATACACTCCTTTTCTCCACATCTGGACACCCAGCGCCCTCAGGGTGTCAGCGGCACCTTCAGTATGAAAACATTACTTTCTCTCGAGTCCATTCTGATCTTCAGCTGCGCTGAATATAGACACTTTGCTTGCATAcctttttgtttcagctgcttgACTACTGTGTGGACCTGAGTAACGTATTTTTTGTTACAAAGAATAATCTTGAGCAAAAAATATCCTCTTTTTTCAAACATCACCTTTCTCTGGCTCCATGCTTTCTaaaaagacaatgttttaaGTTTGTAATTCCATCCAGTTTtaatctttcattttaaaaaagagcAAACAGTTAAAATATTTGAGTATGGTGAAATAGCCTTTTAATCAAGCTATGAATAGCATGCCACTTTCAGCATCTAGACACTTAGACACTTGCATGATCattttcaattttcttttaaGACTCTTTagccccccaccccaaaaaaaaataaataaatcatgaacTTAGCAGCACACCAATAATGTTTCCAATTGTTGGAGACTTTTTGAAAGGTATTTTGGGTCACAGCAGAGACCAGTTCACATTTCGTCAGAAGCAACAGGATTTATTCAGAGTACTTTCCATGCTCACATCAAAACACCATGAAATGGCATTATActaatacacatatatacagtcacatcattattttttatgtggGAATTCTAACCAATCCAAAccaaatgtatattttatgtcAATCTTTCAGCAGCTGTGTCCATGAATTGGACTCCAGATGCGACTTTTCTCCCAGGTGAACTCTTAAGGCATGTACTCCTTCTTTCAGCAGATCAATAACATGCCATAAGCCAAGAACAGTTCTGACAAACTACTTGGATCTGCTTGATATATCATATAATTTTCTAGATGCCAAGGGAGCGAACGTTATTTTATCTACTGTAAAGCACCCTGAGTAGTCAGTGGGACTACAAAAGTGCTATAAAGATTCAATCCAGTAACCAAATCCCCTGTATTATTTCTATTCCACTTCACAGTTCTGCACTACTACATGTTAGTCTATTACATAAAAGCTCAAATAAAGGCATGACAATATTTTGTTGTTATGGGTCAAAATGAGAAGTAGTAGTTTTCCAATGCActctttatttacattatttagGGTGACAGTAAGTTTGCATTAGAGGAACCAGACTTGAGAATTTTAAGTGTAACAATAATTTGGATAGATTTTCTGAACCAAGGGTAGAACAAGGCATATATCAGAGGGTTTAGACAAGaattaaagtaaaacaatgaTATAACATATACACCTGATAACGTATTGAGTAAGGCATCTTCACTCAAAAGTGAGACACAGAAATATGGGCAAAGGCAAAGCAGAAACACAGTTATAACAACCCCAAGAGTCCTGGcagcttttatttcagatttcttagGTCTTCCTTTTCCTGAATGCAGATGTGTGCGGACTGCAACATGGGAGTGCATGGTCCGAATATGAGACAAAGCCACCACAAAGACTGTAATATACAGAATTATGATGACAGTAATTGGAAtgaggaaagtaaaaaaaagatcaacCATAATTCCAGTAAGGCCAATGTCAACTGAACAGTTTCCAGTACAGGAACTAAATCTGCTTGGCTGTCCTAGGTTTTCCCTTAATATCACAGTGGAatataagaaagaaaaagtccaACACAGAGAAACAGACATTTGAGCTCTTTTTAGGGTAACTTTAGTGGGATAATGTAAAGGGTCACATATGGCTATATAGCGATCAATTGAAACAAGCACCATGTTTCCCACTGAAGCAGATACAACaattaaatctaaaacacaATACAGTGCACATAGGAAGTTGCCAAAATACCAGCAGCCGTCTATCATCAAAACTTGAAAGATCAGGAGGAAACCCACAAGGCAATCTGAGAAACCCAGAGAGAGAAGTACAATATTTGTAGAGGTGTGGAGCTGCCTAGAAAGATTAAAAATAGTTTGTATATTTAATGCATTGTATAATAGGTTTCACTGATAACCATCATTTCATCTTGCAccattcttttttatatatgtaatttaatttaataatcaAATAAGTGTTTACCTGAAGTGCACAATAGCAACAATGACCAGCAGGTTAAGACTCACAGTGAGAAAAGCAATACCCGAGAGAATAACAGAAAGAAGCAACATATTAGAGGGAGCATGCTTTGATCTCCTGCAGGAGGTGTTAACGAGCTGTGGGAAGCAGAGTTCAATTCCTTCCATCTCTGGCAGCTTTCAGACCAAACCCCTATTTATATAAATTACTCTTTGACACTCCTTCAAGACATTGGTCTCCAGTCAAATAGCACTCCCCTTTTACTCTGTCCATGGTGACCTCACAAAGGTGAACTACCAGCTAAGAGAAACTTTCTGAAGTTGAATAAATGAGACTCTGATCTCTGTTTAATAGTGGTTActattaatattaaaaattaggaaaagataatctgtgattttttttaaaatacactcGGTGACAAACAACAACCGTTCTCACACGAAGAGCAGTGGGTCTTTGTTAAAGTATTGTGTTTTTGTGATACGactataataaatattttaaaaaaattatacatataATGTGGacatttgcatgtttggattcaggatacttggatttctattTATTGGatctggtggatttttgatgtatcagcaaatacagcggatgtcggaagccatttggccttgatcaggctgccggctgcatatgatgcgctcactaaggcggtggACGGACAGTTCTGGAAGGTGGGGGAGCAGAaccgaaaagctggatgtgctggtatgcagactggcttcggtggttgaactcaaaggggtgatgggataaaatctggaagtgaagcgtgGAAAAGCCCAACGATTaggaaaattggatttcactatttggagccagcaaaagattTAAAGCtgacaaataacatatttaggTGATggccatgcaaatgcatgggcagtgcctattactatgcacctaataagggttttcaccgttaatacagcccgaaccgtagggtctacccccacaaactatatatcaaacaGTGCATCTTGATGTtgtgaagtgtgctatttgtacttcatgccatttcgagttaccatgttGACCTAAATAGCGAAAAACCATGCCAAAAAGTCCCAtacaatatttccagcaaaaacccatAGCTTGTCCtgttcccctatcctttacgaaataaacacagaaaaaaattgtctctagcatttacggttccggagaaacaAAGTGCTGCTCGCCGCCATCTCTCACCCAATGCTCTTCAAAGGCCATGTATACAGTTATACTCCACTAAATGCAAGTCTATATATGGCTGGGGTTTGGTCCACTGGTTAAGTTGTGGGACTGGCACTCCAGAGGTCATAGGATCAAAACCTGGTGTGGccgggttagggttagggttagggttaggcgaTTTGGCCCCTTTTACCCAAATATCACGggttagggaaccaaagatatgacagttccccccgaaggggggaactggaatgcactggccatcatggtgtcggtcagccaccaagtctcccatccccagtcgccttggctatctaataataataaagttttatcaTGTCAAGTCCGGTGTTGTGTCGTCTCTTGTCtggagttcttctgttttttgtagtgtgcttataagcttttctttgtctgtctatttccgttcttttctgtttcttttatatgtgcctttgttggcttttctgtttcttgttatctgtttttttctgtttctctaatttCTGCCGTTCTTGGCTTTTCTGTTCCTCGTTTTCAATTACGGACGGCCTTGTCGACGACGTTTCGACGTAATTGTGTCTTCTTCAGGTCTTGTAGCGTCCGTGTCTTCTGTGTAAATGTGTattatttctccttttataggttttacaggtaagtattttctttttcttttacaggtaagtattttctttttcttttacaggtaagtatattcttttttcaggtaggtattttccttttccaggtaagtattcttttttcaggtaagtattttcttttccagGTAAGTATATTCgatttcttttcaggtttgtgtttcttccaggtaagtatttttgcttttcaggttttgggtttttttcgcGGTTCTAGGTaggtatatttatgtatttttttggtattttttcctttttctgtttttttctgtttttttcaatatgctttccttagcttttctgtttctttacccctccaataaaatgagtttaatttgtttcttaattcaacgcttttctgagcttttctgttttttgatccTTTCCCCTCTGTGTCCAATTTGAGTTTGAAAAATCCCTCGTCCTTCTGTTCCTTATATATCtcttaaatttagatttaatttatccCAAAATTTTCCATTTAGTAATTCCTTAATTTAGGTTTGTATTTAGGTTTGTAAGTGGGATTGGGGTTAGGAAATAGGGAATTAGGGTTAGCTAGGGGTCAATAGGGGTCAGGATATGGAATGGGGTAAGGGTCGGATTACTTGCAGCCGCCAGAGAGACAGACCCAACCGTCCGTTTGCTGACGGGAATCCCAGCCATTGGGCTTACTCTGCGGAAAACGTACCTCGCTCTGtgcggaattctgtggggtcttagtcctcttaTTGCCTCTCCTTGGGGCGTGGGATGCCCAATATATGTACCTCGCTTCTtgcggaattctgtggggtcttagtcctcgcGTTGCCTCTCCCTGGGTCGCGGGATGCCCAATATCTCTGTCGCTACTAGGTCCCCTGGGCTGGGATCCCGTAGCTCCTGGAGGTGGGCCTGCCTCTCTCGCTGTCTTTCGAATCCGGGGTGGGGTAGGGTTCTCtaattttctgtctctgtttcttatATATGGCACCCCCtgttctgttcttctctctgtctttctaaatttagatgattttctcttctttgtttctctaaTTAGTTTAGGCAACCCCctatttcctttctctctttctttctttccctatttaaacatcttttttgattttagtttgggttcagggttaggtttaggcatggggtgagggtggggttaggttaagggtcagatacaggggtggggttaggaaagggagacccagtgaccgccgcttgaccagaggcacgggcaggttagggaaccaaagatatgacagttccccccgaaggggggaactggaatgcactggccatcatggtgtcggtcagccaccaagtctcccatccccagtcgccttggctatctaataataataaagttttatcaTGTCAAGTCCGGTGTTGTGTCGTCTCTTGTCtggagttcttctgttttttgtagtGTGCTTATAAGCTTTTCTTTGGTCTGTCTATTTccgttcttttctgtttcttttatatgtgcctttgttggcttttctgtttcttgttatctgtttttttctgtttctctaatttCTGCCGTTCTTGGCTTTTCTGTTCCTCGTTTTCAATTACGGACGGCCTTGTCGACGACGTTTCGACGTAATTGTGTCTTCTTCAGGTCTTGTAGCGTCCGTGTCTTCTGTGTAAATGTGTattatttctccttttataggttttacaggtaagtattttctttttcttttacaggtaagtattttctttttctttacaggTAAGTatattcttttttcaggtaggtattttccttttccaggtaagtattcttttttcaggtaagtattttcttttccagGTAAGTATATTCgatttcttttcaggtttgtgtttcttccaggtaagtatttttgcttttcaggttttgggttttttttcgcGGTTCTAGGTaggtatatttatgtatttttttggtattttttcctttttctgtttttttctgtttttttcaatatgctttccttagcttttctgtttctttacccctccaataaaatgagtttaatttgtttcttaattCAACGCTTTTtctgagcttttctgttttttgatccTTTCCCCTCTGTGTCCAATTTGAGTTTGAAAAATCCCTCGTCCTTCTGTTCCTTATATATCtcttaaatttagatttaatttatccCAAAATTTTCCATTTAGTAATTCCTTAATTTAGGTTTGTATTTAGGTTTGTAAGTGGGATTGGGGTTAGGAAATAGGGAATTAGGGTTAGCTAGGGGTCAATAGGGGTCAGGATATGGAATGGGGTAAGGGTCGGATTACTTGCAGCCGCCAGAGAGACAGACCCAACCGTCCGTTTGCTGACGGGAATCCCAGCCATTGGGCTTACTCTGCGGAAAACGTACCTCGCTCTGtgcggaattctgtggggtcttagtcctcttaTTGCCTCTCCTTGGGGCGTGGGATGCCCAATATATGTACCTCGCTTCTtgcggaattctgtggggtcttagtcctcgcGTTGCCTCTCCCTGGGTCGCGGGATGCCCAATATCTCTGTCGCTACTAGGTCccctgggttagggttagggttagggttagggttagggttagggttagggttagggttagggttaggttataggataacaaccatgtcctgacgagacaaaatgaattttcttaaaaaacgaaaggagatagagggatggaagtaaggtccgcctccccatttttcgGGTCTccggacacgctggaagtgtccccatgtttctaggatttacggttctggagatatgcaaaaattgtcaaaatttgacgagacaaaaaggtcataagtccttgtgggaaggtggcagccagctcaaacttggttctttgtgatcctctcctcaagccggattgccagatacccaacatgccccactttcatgacaaaaagaatttaacatggtgagacttgggtcatttttttgacaaagtgtgggttagggttagggttagggttagggttagggttagggttagggttagggttagggttagggttagggttagggttagggttagggttaggttataggataacaaccatgtcctgacgagacaaaatgaattttcttaaaaaacgaaag includes these proteins:
- the LOC105923819 gene encoding trace amine-associated receptor 13c-like, which gives rise to MEGIELCFPQLVNTSCRRSKHAPSNMLLLSVILSGIAFLTVSLNLLVIVAIVHFRQLHTSTNIVLLSLGFSDCLVGFLLIFQVLMIDGCWYFGNFLCALYCVLDLIVVSASVGNMVLVSIDRYIAICDPLHYPTKVTLKRAQMSVSLCWTFSFLYSTVILRENLGQPSRFSSCTGNCSVDIGLTGIMVDLFFTFLIPITVIIILYITVFVVALSHIRTMHSHVAVRTHLHSGKGRPKKSEIKAARTLGVVITVFLLCLCPYFCVSLLSEDALLNTLSGVYVISLFYFNSCLNPLIYALFYPWFRKSIQIIVTLKILKSGSSNANLLSP